The Patescibacteria group bacterium genome segment CGCCAGTGCCAAGAGAGTGCTCGGTTCGCGGCAGGGCAATGTCCAAAGCTTCTTTGAGCTGGGTATTTTTTGGGATAAATTTAAAGACCCCAAATTTTTTACCAACAAAATCAACTTGGCCAAGTTTGGATAAAGTTTTTTCTAAATTTTTAGCGCTGACATTGCGGACAACAAAGTCATAATCGCCGGAATCGGGCCAGTCAAGCAGGGCATCGCGCACGGCGCCGCCGACCAGATAGACTTCCGCGGTTTTTGGGAGTTTTTTTACAAAATCTAAAATCCTGTTTTTTTCAAGCTTGATTTGTAGGGCATTCAATTTATCAAGTTTTTTAGTCATTGTTTCTGCAGTTAATGCTTTTTCAATAATTTTATCAAAGTCAGGCGCAGTTTTATATTTTTTGATTTGTTCTGGTTTTATCCATTGATATTTTTCGGTTTCCCAATCAGTTTTGATTTTATTGATTGTAATAACGACTAACACGGGTGTGACCAGCCATTTTTTTACTTCGCTTGAGAATTAAAACTTTATCCTGATATTTTACCACGCAATTTATCACGGGCGCGCTTTTTTTGCGGGTGTAATCAATTTGGCCGGGTTTTGGGATAAACTTCATACAGCAGATTTAAGCAGATTATAGCGGATTATTTATTTTATTTTATCTTATATTGGGATAAATAACAAACGCCCCTTGACGGGGCTTTGTTTTCTGGTGAGCCTGGGAGGACTCGAACCTCCGACCCCCACGATGTCAACGTGATGCTCTAACCAACTGAGCTACAGACTCATGATTTGATTTTATCTTAGCAGATTTTTTAAAAATAATCAACTTTTGTTGCTTGCAATTTTGATTTTTGGTATAATATAAACAATGGTATTTTATAATAAAAATAAGATTCTGCTTGGGGCAGTAATTAAAACTCTAAGCAGGATTAAAAGGAGAAACTTATGGATTCAACAAGTTCACCACAGGTGAAGAGCATTTTTTATTTATTGGTGATAGCCGGCTTATTAGTATCATTGTCACCAATTCCTGTTTCGGCAACAATTTTTGCAATTGGGACACAAGAAGCACTGGAAGAATTAAACGAAGCAGACGGCGTTGAACCAATGCAGGTAGCGCCAGCTGATACAATGTATCATTTTTCTATGAAAGTGCGCTGGGGCAATGTGATTGGCGAGATTCAAAATAAAGAAGAAGCAAACTTTGATGGGTCCATCGCGCTTTCTAATGTTGGCGCTGTTGATTCTACTGGGAGTGGCCGGGTGACTTTTGTCAGAGATTTGCTATTTGAAGAGCACAATGCGGAGAGAGATAAGATTACTCAAATGACACCGAGCGTGGTTTGGACATCATTGATTTACAACCACTGGGATGGAGTGAAGGTTTTAGTTTCCGGCAAGGGCAGTGATACTTTGACGATCGAAACAAGCCAAGGCAGTTTAAGCAAGACAGTCAAAGAATTTTATGATGCCAGAGAGCCGATTATTCAAGATGTGGGCGAGGGGCGGGAAATTGTGGTAAAAGTTTTTCCGATCAAAAAGCGGATTTTTAATTTGGAAGTGCTTTGGGGCGGTCCTGTCAGCAATTCTTTGAATAGCGAGGCAATTGAAAATAAAGAGGGAATGGATTTTTCCGGCAATCTTTGGGTTGAAGAAGGCGCGGCTTTAAAGTTTTTAAAGACGGTTCGTTTTGAGCCAAGCCATGGTGACGGCCTAGTTAAAGCTGGACACGAGCGGATTTATTGGAATTCCTATGTTTTTGGCGGTTATGACGGAATTATTGCTAAAGTAGCTTTAAAGAAAAATGTGAAGCAAGAAAACCATATAGAATTGAGTTTTACCTCTGACCAGGTGAAATGGTCCAATAGCTATGACATTGTTGAGCTTTTTCATAAAAAACTAATAAAAGAAACTTTAACTATTGGCGGCCAGGAATATACGGTTACTTTGGTTGTTAGACGTTTTACTAATCGGAAGTTGGTTAAAACCGCAAACAAATCTTCGGTTTATATGATTGAAGACGAGGAAGCGCGGCCAATTTTGTCCGAAGCGGTTTTTGAAGAGAATGATTTGGATTGGAATGAAATTGAGACGATTTCCGAAGACGAATTAGAAGCTTATGCTGAAGGCGAAGAACTAAATTATCCTGACGGAACTTTAGTTAAAGGTTCTGGCGGCACTGTTTATGTGATTGCTGATGGCCAACGCAGAGGATTCAAAACCAGGCAAGCCTTTGAGCGGCTGGGATATAAATTTGGAAATGTGAGAACAATCAGGGATGCAGAATTAAATAAATATTCTGAAGATACGGCAGTGACTGAAGAAAGCGAGCCGCCTGAAGGAGCTTTGGTCCGGGAAAAAGGAACAGCTGGTGTATTTGTGATTAAGGGCGGCAAGCAAGTGCCCATCACTTCTCGCGAGGTCTTTGAATCTAATGGCTACCAATGGGGGAGGATTCTTGATTTGGATAATAGCATAATCCGAACCAGAGAAAGAGCCCAAGAAACATTGCATCATCCTGATGGCACTTTGATTCAAGAAGAAGGCAAGCCAGGTATTTATGTAATTGACAAAGGAGAGAAAAAACCGATTATTTCCATGGAAGATCTCAAGAGTAGGAAGTTTAACCTGCAGAAACTCCAGAAGGTAAAGGCTGTAGAGTTGAAACGGTTAAAAACAGGGGACGAGATTATTGGGGAGTAAAAAAAGACACGGGTGATTACCCGCCATACCCCCGGATTTCTCAAAAGAAAAAGGCCGTTCCTTTTGTTAAGGAACGGCCTTTGTTATCTAAATGAATTCTTTTACTATTCTCCTTCAAAATTCAATACTTTGGTCAGCGCCAAAAGTTTGGTGCTGGCTTTAGGCTAAAGCTCTGGCGACCTCTAGCAGTTGTTCACCCTGACCCATCAGCTCATACTTATAAACAGGCACTTTTGGCTCCGGGGCGTTTAAGAGATCAATATCAAGCAGCCAAGTTTTACCTCTTCTTGGGTGGACCCCAAAAAGTATCTGCTTTGGTTCAGATGACATAAATTTGCCCAGAGAAAATTCATTGGGGCCGCATACTGAGCCATTAATGATTTTTTGGCCAACAACTTTATCTAAGATGCCAGTATTGTGGAAATGAGCCATTAAGACGTAATGGATAAAATCCCCCTTGGAAGCAAAGAGCTCGGTCAATCTAGCCACAGCGCGGTCTATCCCATAGTATGGGATGTTCATCCAAGAACGGATGTCGTCGCCATGCAAAGCTAAATATTTTTTTTCACCAATGGCTTTTATTATCCAGAAGGAACGCGGGATATGCCATTTGATGTTGGATTGGTTTGCTAATATCAGTGAAATAACCTTATAGCAGACATAGTCCCAATTAACATAACGTTCTTTGGCAACTGGTTTTTTTGAGAGTCTAGGATGATTTCCAATAACAGCCTCTATCTCAATTTTTGGAAAAACTGCGGCAAGTTGGCCAATCATCTGGGCCACCACGCAAGCGGTTCCAAGGGTCCACTCAATCACATTGCCGGGTGAGGCCTTTACGGTATCTAGATGGATGTCGCCCGGAATCATATCTCCCAGCATAAAAAGATGGAGTTTTTGGAATCGATAGTTGGGTAATGCTTGTTGAGTCCAAAAAACAGTTCTTTCTGCTATATGATGCAAACGGTGACGCATAATGTCCCAGTTATAGCGTCCAAAAATAAGGGTTTCCTCTTCGGAGATTTCTTCGCCGCCATGGATATCAGAAAGCATCAGCGCGGCCTCTTCCACAAAAAGCGCTTGTTTTGGGGTGATCAGTTTTGGCACTTTCACTGCGGGCATAGCCGTTATTGTGTCTTGGCAAACTCCCAGTATAGCTTTCTGAAGATTGTGGAGTTTTATAGCTTCTGAATAGTTACGTTTTAGCACCCTAATCTCTGCTTGTAATCGGCCCGTCTCTCGGTCATGTTGCACGGTTGCAGTAGTTTCCTCGCCAAGCACTTTGTGCAATTGAATCAGACGTTTTATCCGAGAATGCGGCACTTCAAATTCTTTAGCCAGTTGGGCAATGCCCTTGCCGCCCTGTCTGGCTCCGCCTTTCCATTCAACTAGGATTTTTGCGGCTTGTTCGCTTTCGTACCATTCTTGAGCTATCCTTTTCATGACGATACTCCTTTTGTTTTTAGGGGTGAATGATTTAATGATTGTTAAAGAGCATTTTCCAGGAAGTTGTTTAGTTTAACAAATTCTAAAGATAGAGTCAAATCCAATTCTGTGTATAAGTTGTTTTTAAGTTTTTCGCCTGGTTAGATAGAATTGCGGAGAGATAGAAATAATGGTAAGGTGAAGTTATGGATTTGAAAGAATACCTGGGTAAAAATATAAAAGTAAAAATAGACAGACCCCTTGGCTCAAAGCATCCTAAGTGGAATTTTGTTTATGAAGTTAACTATGGGTACATACCAGGCACAAAAGCCCCGGATAGGGAGGAGATTGATGCTTATGTGCTGGGTGTAGATAGGT includes the following:
- a CDS encoding inorganic diphosphatase, with the translated sequence MDLKEYLGKNIKVKIDRPLGSKHPKWNFVYEVNYGYIPGTKAPDREEIDAYVLGVDRSLKEFEGRVIAIIQRLDDDDDKLVVAADGAEFSDGEIGSQVAFQEKYFKSKIIR